The segment TTGACCCACTTCAACGACTTTACCATCTCCCACTCTCACATGACCGTCTTCGGGACATTCGTGATTTGGGTGACGGGAGGGCTTTATTACATCTGGCCGCGCGTCACGGGGCGCGAGCTCTGGAGCTGGCGGTTGGCGAGTTGGCATTTCTGGCTGGTCCTCTTCGGCGGAGGGATGATGGGGGTGATCCTGGCCGCGATGGGATTTATCCAAGGGGCCATGTTGGAGTACGGCGTCAACTTCACCGACAGCGTTGTGGAAATGAAGCCGTGGTGGGAGGCGCGGACCCTCTCCGGTATGGCGATGGACGTCGGGATGGCGCTCTTTTTCTACAATCTCTGGCGGAGCGCGCGCGACGGGGCGCCGATCGAGACGACCCCGGTTTCTCCCCGTCCGACGGCGGAGGCGCGGGCGCCGATGCATGCATCGGGACCGCTCGAGCGGCCCTCCGCCATCATCCTGATCGCCGGGGTGGCGTTTTTCCTCCTGGCGATCGCCATCCAATGGCTGATGCCGATTGCATTGGAGTCGAACTATGAGTTGCCCGTCCGGACGGTGCAGGGGATACAAATTTTGCCGACCGATTATACGGAGCAAGAAAAGCTCGGGAGGAAGGTTTATATTCGGGAAGGGTGCTGGTATTGCCATTCACAGTATGTCCGCCCCGTGACCGGAGAGGACAACCGTTGGGGTCCGGTTTCTCAGGCGGGCGAGTATACCTATGACATTCCCCATCTCTTTGGGACCCGTCGAATCGGACCTGATTTATTCCGCGTCGGGCGAAAATACGGGGATGATTGGCACGTGGCCCATCACTGGGAGCCGCGCGCCGTGGTTTCCGATTCGATCATGCCCTCCTTTCGGTGGCTGTTCAACCCAGCCGATGCGAACGGCATACCGCAGATGAGCGAAGAGGGAAAGGCGCTCATCGCCTATCTCCAAAGGCTTGGGACTCAGATCGGCGACTGGCGGGAGGAATTTCTTCCGATCAGTGTCAACGCCGGCACCGCGCTTGATCCGAAGCGGGAGGTCTTCGAAATCGGAAAACGGGTCTACGCGCGCCGCTGCATCGGCTGCCACGGAGAGAAAGGGGACGGCAACGGGCCGTCGGCCCGGTTCTTGGATCCGAAGCCGCGCGATTTCACCCGCGGGATCTTCAAGTTCCGCTCCACCGGCGGGGGGGAGAATACCCTGCCGCTCGATGCCGATCTCTACCGGACCGTCACGCACGGCTTGTGGGGAACCGCCATGCCGGCTTGGCATGAGATTTCGGAGCTGGAGCGGGCGTCGGTCGTTCAATACATCAAGATCTTCTCCGACCGATGGAAGAACGAGGCCGTCCCTCCTCCAATCACGATTCCGCCTGAGCCGCCGGCCGATTCCGCATCGGTCGATCGGGGAAGAGCGGTTTATGCCGAGGCGGGTTGTCTCGGCTGCCACGGACCTCAAGGAAAGGGGGATGGTCCGCTCGCCCCGATCCTGCGCGACGTCTGGGGAAATCCGGTCCGTCCGGCGAACTTCACCCTCCCGGCGGGGGCGCCGGGAGGGGTCAAACTGGGACACGACGCCAGGCACCTTTTCACTGTGGTGATGACCGGGGTCGGCGGAACGCCGATGGAGGCTTTCTCAAAGCGGCTGACGCCGGAGCAGGTCTGGGATGTCGTTTATTTTGTCCGGTCCCTTTATCTTCAGGCGCGAGAGGAATTTTTGGAGAAGCGACGCGTGGGAGCATCGGCGCAGACGGCGCGGCGCTGACCCGCTATGTTGGGGTGTTAGATGGAAATCACCTGGATCAATTATCTGGTCGGGATGCTGGTCTCGCTGGCCGCCTGGTTTGTTTTTCTTTGGGCCATCCGCGACGGGCAGTTCCGCGAAACGGAAGAGACCGCCCGGCGAATGCTCGAGAATGAGGTATCCGAAGAGGGAGCCGATGGAACCGAAAAAAGAGCATGAAGAAGATCGTCACCGGCTGATGGAGAAGGTCGGCCTGGAAAAGGATTCGCATCTCCACCAAGATTACGAGTACGCCTCGGGGATCGTGGAGCGGGCCGGTATTGTTCCGTTTTGGTTGAAGGTCGTTTATGTCTCTCTCGTTGTCTGGGCAATTTACTATATCATCCGATACTGGTCCGGCGAGTAGAGGCGATAGAAGAGGATATCGATTTGAAGGTGCTCATTTATGTCAATCTGATCGTCGGGGCCTGGTTGATCGTCTCGCCGTTTCTCTTCAGCTACAGGTACGATACGGCCGAGTTTTGGAACAGCGAGGTGATCGGCGTCATGCTGATCATCATCACCGGCGTGATCGGATTTTCGGTGCCGCGGCAGAATCGCGAGACGCCTCTCTCGCAGGTGGAGCGGCGAAAGCGCGCGTAGCGCAGCGCTTCTTCAAGCCGACTTGAGCGCTTTGCGCACGCCGTAGGCCCGTTCATTAAAGATTCGCATCGCTTCATCGAGGCGGACTCCCTTGATTTCGATCCGGGAGAGATCTCCATCCCCCAGCCCGAGCTTCGTTGCCTGGCGGAGGTATTCGACCCCCATCGTCGAGAATCCGAGGAGCGAGGCGCAAACCGTATCGACGGAAACCGGGTCGCGTCCGGCGACGACCAATCCGGTCTCGACGGCGATCCCGCCGGTCGGGCCGGTCGCGATCATCGCCGGGTGTCCCGTCACAATCCCCAGGTGCGGGGGGAAGCGCTTCAGCATCCCGACGATAAATCCGTTCTTGTCCTCGACCATCCCGCTCCGGCCGTACTGATCGGCCATTCTCGGATGGCCGTAGTAGTCGGCGGCGGGCCAGCTCATCGCGATGTTTTTGATGGCGCCGACGATCACCGATTGGGAGTGGACCTTCAACTGGCTGAGCGAAACGACCGTTTCGTAGCGGAGCACCCCCTCGTGGACGACGACCTCCCGCATCGGTCCGTAGTCGAGGGGAACGGTCGCGAAGGGGGGCTTGTTGTGATCGACGTATTGGACCCGTTCTTTCTCGATCACCCGGTCCATTCCGGTGATCCGGAAGACCTCGTCGGTCTCGGAGGCCCCGGCCCCGCCGGAGACGATCAACTCCCTCGGCTGAAACCGCTTCACGAACTGGATGACCGCTTCAAGGGTGTCGGCCTGCGTCACTCCCGATTGGTCCTCCTCCGTCGCCGTCGTGTCGTTGGGATGGATCGCGACGATCTTGTTCTTGAAAAGCTCCTCCACCGGCAGGAAGCCCAGCGCCTCTTCAACGGCCTGCCGGATCTTCGAATGCTGCGTCAGTGCGACGGTCGCCATCGGTCTTCCTCCATAATCATCCGCTCAGGCGGCTCCCTTGGCGAGATTGGTGTTCTTTGCCGGCTGATATCGAAGAAGGGCTCCCATCCCTCCCGATTGTTCGAGAATCGGATGGCGGGGAACATAAACGATCTGAGCGCTCTGCGAGATCGCCTGCTCGATCGTTTCCTCCACCAGATCGGCTACCGGATCGGTCGGGCTTCCGCATTCGGGACAAGCCGAATCGCCCATATTCAGATGCCCGCAAGAGGGACAGCGCGCGCCGGGCAACTCGACGTTATCCTGCACGACCAGTGTCTGGACCGCTCCTTGCCCCAATGCGTGAAGGGTCGGCATCACGCCGAAGACCCCCAGCCCATACGGCTGGTTCGCCTCGGCGATCTGCTTGACCAGTTGATCCTTCTGACTCCATTCGACCTCTTGAATCAGTTTCAGCGTTTCCTCATAAACTTCGGGAAGGGAGAGCTTCGGGTCGGATTTGATCCGGCCGATGATCCGCTCCTTTAAATCGTGATGGAGCGTCTCCTCGAACCCGGAGCGGTTTTCCTCCTGGCCGCCGACGATCAACCAATCGAAGCGGTGATCCTTGAAAAAGGCGAAGGTCGTGTCGGCGATCCGTTTGAGGTGTTGTCGTATATGCGTTCCAACATGGCGCTCGATTTTTCGCTCCGCCAATCCATAAATGGCGCTCTCCGAATATCCGCCGGTTCCGGTTTCCGATCTTCTCCCCCGCCGCTCAATCCGCCGCTCTGCGAGGCCGTACTCTTCCATCGACTTGTATTCCTTGCTGGAAGGATCGTGCACCTTCCCGGGGATCTCGTCGTAAATTTCAGAGTGCTCGATGATTTCTCCCAGGTAGACTTCAAAAATGCGGGCCCGCTCCTGGCTGACAAGGACGACTGCATATTTCGGATATTGATCGAGAAGCGCGGTGAGGGGAAGTGTATAAGGGTGCGGAAGGACGACCAGCTTCGATCGGAGAGGAACCGGAAAGGCAAGGGGAAGCCAGAGACCTTTTTGGGAGCAGGAGTAAATCAACACCCCCCGGTGATGATTCCGCTCGAACCGATTGCCGAGGTATCCTTCCATTTTTTTCAAATCTTCTTCGATCGATTGCCGCACTTCCGGGGCGAGCGTCTTCGATTCCAAGTCGGTCCGCGTCTGTTTCAAAAGGTTCTTCAGGACGACCATGAATTCCTTCCGTTTCGGAAAACGGCGGCCGTCGATGTTCAGACTGAGGGTGCTGACCCAGTGGTCTTCATTTCCATATTCGAGCAGTTGTTTTATTTCTTTCCATGAGATCATGATCACTCCTTTCGAAATCAAGCGGCCTTTCGGGTGGTTTGGGCAAAAAATCCGGTCATCCGTTGGACGACGTCCCGACTTTGACAACGGGGACAGGCCGGATCACCCTGATCGTGTTCGGCAAGCGACATCTGGGCGTCAAAGACCTCCTGACACTTTCGACATTGATACTCATAGATCATGATCGATGCCTCCTTCTGAGCGGGCTATTAGGCCAAATGGGTTCGATTTATTTTTGCAACTTTGAGCGATGGGTGTCAATGCCTCCCCCCGGCATTTTCCTACGGTTCTGCATGAGGTTATGCGCGTTTCGCGACCGCAGCATGGGGTGAATGCCTCCCCGGAAGGGGCCGGCTCGCGTTTGTCCGGGATGGTGATCCGTGAACTTCAATCTTGTTGACAGGGGAGGGGTGATCGGTTAATATGGGGCGTCTTTTAAGAGGGTTTTTCATGTTTTATTTCACAAAGTGGATGGTTCTTTTCCTCTTATCGTTTTCCTCGCTCATCGGCTGCCAAAAACAGGAGGGGATGGCCGAGAATGTCGGGGCCGGCGCCCCCGCCCCTCCCTCGGTCCCCTCCCCCTCCGCTTCTGTCGGAGAGGCCGCGTCCTCCTCTGCCTCCGAGGAGTCGCCTCATGGATCGGGCGCTCCCGTTCCGTTCATGCAGAAGCTGGCCGAATACAAAGCGCGCCTTGAGAAAGATCCGAAAGATATCGAAGCGCTCGTCTTCATGGGAAACGCGAACTATGACATCCAGCGCTTTGAAAAAGCGAAGGAGTTCTATCAGAAAGCGCTTGAGGTCGATCCCGACAACACCCACGTTCGGACCGATCTTGCGTCCTCTTACCGGAGTCTCGGCGAAATCGATCAGGCATTGGAAGAGTTGAACAAGGTGTTGAAGGCCGATCCGAAACATGAAATCGCGCTTTACAATTCCGGAATCATCCTGCTGAACGATAAAAATGACGCCGAGAAAGCGACGGCAGCCTGGGAAAAGCTGGTCCAGCTCAAGCCGAACGATCCCCTCTCGGAAGAGCTGAAAAAAAAGATCAGCGAGTTAAAACAAACCGGCAGTCAGCCGATCCCCTCCGCGACTCAGCCGAAATAAGGAGCATCGAATGAAGTTCTTTTTGGATTCCGCCAACATTTCCGAGATTAAAGAGTCTGTTGCGCTGGGATTGATTGACGGCATCACCACGAATCCTTCCCTGGTCGCAAAAGAGAAGAAGGATTTCAGGAAGCTGATCGAAGAGATCTGCCAAATCGTCGATGGACCGATCTCCGCGGAGGTGGTTGCGACCGACGAAGAGGGGATGGTGGAGGAGGGGCGCTCCCTCGCCGGCATTCACAAAAATGTCGTGGTGAAGGTGCCGATGACGGCGAACGGTTTAAAAGCAACCCGGCGTTTTGCGAAAGATGGGATTCGGGTCAATGTCACCCTCATCTTTTCTCCGGCCCAGGCGCTCCTTGCCGCGAAGGCCGGCGCCACCTATGTCAGCCCTTTTATCGGCCGGCTCGATGATGTCGGCCAGGTCGGTATGGATCTGATCGACCAGATCGTCACCATTTTTTCGAATTACACTTTTAAGACCGAGGTCCTGGTCGCCAGCATTCGAAATCCGATCCATGTGATCGAGGCGGCACAGATCGGGGCCCACGTCGCCACCATGCCCTTCGCCGTTATTCAACAGCTTCTCAAACACCCGCTCACCGACATCGGGCTGGCCAAATTCCTCGCCGATTGGGAGAAGACGAAGGGGTAGGTTCTAATCCCATGAACCCTCCTCCTGCGGGAAAGAAAGACCTCCAACAGCTCATTCCCCTTCTCCTCGATGCGCTCGATCCGGGGGCGCTTCTTCAAAAGAAAATCCGCTTTCGAAATAAGAAAATAGAATGGGACGGCCGGTCCTACCTTGTCGAACCGAACCGTTCGGTCTATCTGATCGGAGCCGGGAAGGGATCGGCCCGCATGGCCGAAGCCTTGGAACGGCTCCTGGGGGATGCGATCACCGACGGGGTGATCGTCACCAAAGATGGATACGGCCTCCCATGCCGGAAAATTCGGATCATCGAAGCCGGCCATCCGATTCCAGACGAGGCGGGAACAGCAGGAGCGAAAGAGATCCTTGCTCTCGCCCGCCGTGCAAACCGGGGGGATCTCGTCATCGGCCTCTGGTCGGGCGGGGGATCGGCCCTCCTCCCGTTGCCGGTTTCCGGGATTTCTCTCCAATCCAAACAGCAGGTGACCGATCTTCTCTTGCGTTCCGGCGCGGTGATCGGCGAGATCAACGCCGTTCGGAAGCATCTCTCTCAAATCAAAGGGGGACAACTTGCCAAAGCGGTCGGTCCGGCCCGGATGGTGAACTTTATCCTCTCCGACGTGGTCGGTGACCGGCTCGATGTCATCGCTTCCGGCCCGACCGTGCCCGATCCGACCACTTTCAACGATGCGATCGAGATTTTGAAACGATATCGCCTTTGGGATGAGATCGATCCCTCCGTCCGCCTCGTCTTGGAAGAAGGAGCGCGGGGGGAGCGGCCCGAAACGCCGAAGCGGCTCGGCCGTCACATTGAAAACATTCTGATCGGAAACGGCGAAACGGCGGTGAACGAAGCGGCCCGGCAATTGAGGCGGATGGGATTTCATCCTCACATTCTCACAAGTGTCCTTGAAGGGGAGTCACGCGAAGTCGCCAAGGTCCTTGTTGCGCTGGCCAAGGAGATCCAATTTCGTCGAAAGGGAAAACCGGTTTGCTTCATTGCCGGCGGTGAAACGACCGTGACCGTCCGAGGCAAGGGGAAGGGAGGGCGGTGTCAGGAGTTTGCGCTTTCCGCCGCTCTTTCGCTGGCCGGAACGCGAGGGATCACGGCTGCGGCGCTCTCGACGGACGGGACCGACGGTCCCACCGACGCGGCGGGGGCGGTCGCCACCGGGGAGACGGTGCAGCGGGCGACACGGAAGGGGATGGATCCTCGGATGGCGCTGGCTGAGAACGACGCGTATCCCTTCTTTGATGCGCTCGGGGATCTGATCCGAACCGGTCCGACGCGAACCCACCTGAACGATCTTTATCTTTTGTTCATCCCGAGCGCTTCCGCGGAGGAGAATTAGATTGATTCAACTTTTCCCAATGAAGGATAGGGTGGGTATGGAGCACACCGACCGGGTATGCCCAAGCTCAACCTTCGTGTCATAAGTTGATTGTTTTGAGGGGATTGTATTAGGATAGTTGAATGTCGAAAATCTCATACAAAGGGAGAACTCGATGACCCAGCAACCATCCGTCCGTTTGTCGACCGGCATTGTCGGCCTGGATGAAATTCTCCAGGGAGGGCTGATCCCCGCCAGGACCTATATGGTGCGCGGAAAGCCAGGAATGGGAAAAACCATCCTCGGTCTTCATTTTCTCACAGACGGCGCGACAAAAGGGGAAAAGGTGCTGTTGATTACCCTGGGGGAAG is part of the Candidatus Manganitrophus noduliformans genome and harbors:
- a CDS encoding cbb3-type cytochrome c oxidase subunit I, whose translation is MPEEREVYQEETLVNHDLVKRWAYATLVWLTLYPIVGVILSIKFHHPNFLNEISWFSFGRLRPVHVNGVIFGAFSTGFIALLYYFVPRICGVRLYKEQWGYLTFWLWNAAILLGSLTLMAGFNKGIEAGEYPVWVGVLIMIVLVMTTLQVYGTVFRRRERRVYVALWYAMAALIWTAMNYPLGNFILPFWINGVNSAALHGLYLHYVVGLWITPAGLALIYFFLPSSVRNPLYSHKLSLIGFWSIAFLYPFLGIHHYLYSPIAEWTQTVAIAYGILLIIPVWTVTTNFFGTMLGKWHLLAGKRSYDYAAKFLILGAVNYFVGCFQGSVEALRRMQQLTHFNDFTISHSHMTVFGTFVIWVTGGLYYIWPRVTGRELWSWRLASWHFWLVLFGGGMMGVILAAMGFIQGAMLEYGVNFTDSVVEMKPWWEARTLSGMAMDVGMALFFYNLWRSARDGAPIETTPVSPRPTAEARAPMHASGPLERPSAIILIAGVAFFLLAIAIQWLMPIALESNYELPVRTVQGIQILPTDYTEQEKLGRKVYIREGCWYCHSQYVRPVTGEDNRWGPVSQAGEYTYDIPHLFGTRRIGPDLFRVGRKYGDDWHVAHHWEPRAVVSDSIMPSFRWLFNPADANGIPQMSEEGKALIAYLQRLGTQIGDWREEFLPISVNAGTALDPKREVFEIGKRVYARRCIGCHGEKGDGNGPSARFLDPKPRDFTRGIFKFRSTGGGENTLPLDADLYRTVTHGLWGTAMPAWHEISELERASVVQYIKIFSDRWKNEAVPPPITIPPEPPADSASVDRGRAVYAEAGCLGCHGPQGKGDGPLAPILRDVWGNPVRPANFTLPAGAPGGVKLGHDARHLFTVVMTGVGGTPMEAFSKRLTPEQVWDVVYFVRSLYLQAREEFLEKRRVGASAQTARR
- a CDS encoding cbb3-type cytochrome oxidase assembly protein gives rise to the protein MEITWINYLVGMLVSLAAWFVFLWAIRDGQFRETEETARRMLENEVSEEGADGTEKRA
- a CDS encoding SPW repeat protein, whose protein sequence is MLIYVNLIVGAWLIVSPFLFSYRYDTAEFWNSEVIGVMLIIITGVIGFSVPRQNRETPLSQVERRKRA
- a CDS encoding DUF362 domain-containing protein; this translates as MATVALTQHSKIRQAVEEALGFLPVEELFKNKIVAIHPNDTTATEEDQSGVTQADTLEAVIQFVKRFQPRELIVSGGAGASETDEVFRITGMDRVIEKERVQYVDHNKPPFATVPLDYGPMREVVVHEGVLRYETVVSLSQLKVHSQSVIVGAIKNIAMSWPAADYYGHPRMADQYGRSGMVEDKNGFIVGMLKRFPPHLGIVTGHPAMIATGPTGGIAVETGLVVAGRDPVSVDTVCASLLGFSTMGVEYLRQATKLGLGDGDLSRIEIKGVRLDEAMRIFNERAYGVRKALKSA
- a CDS encoding FmdB family zinc ribbon protein is translated as MIYEYQCRKCQEVFDAQMSLAEHDQGDPACPRCQSRDVVQRMTGFFAQTTRKAA
- a CDS encoding tetratricopeptide repeat protein, producing MFYFTKWMVLFLLSFSSLIGCQKQEGMAENVGAGAPAPPSVPSPSASVGEAASSSASEESPHGSGAPVPFMQKLAEYKARLEKDPKDIEALVFMGNANYDIQRFEKAKEFYQKALEVDPDNTHVRTDLASSYRSLGEIDQALEELNKVLKADPKHEIALYNSGIILLNDKNDAEKATAAWEKLVQLKPNDPLSEELKKKISELKQTGSQPIPSATQPK
- the fsa gene encoding fructose-6-phosphate aldolase; protein product: MKFFLDSANISEIKESVALGLIDGITTNPSLVAKEKKDFRKLIEEICQIVDGPISAEVVATDEEGMVEEGRSLAGIHKNVVVKVPMTANGLKATRRFAKDGIRVNVTLIFSPAQALLAAKAGATYVSPFIGRLDDVGQVGMDLIDQIVTIFSNYTFKTEVLVASIRNPIHVIEAAQIGAHVATMPFAVIQQLLKHPLTDIGLAKFLADWEKTKG
- a CDS encoding glycerate kinase type-2 family protein, yielding MNPPPAGKKDLQQLIPLLLDALDPGALLQKKIRFRNKKIEWDGRSYLVEPNRSVYLIGAGKGSARMAEALERLLGDAITDGVIVTKDGYGLPCRKIRIIEAGHPIPDEAGTAGAKEILALARRANRGDLVIGLWSGGGSALLPLPVSGISLQSKQQVTDLLLRSGAVIGEINAVRKHLSQIKGGQLAKAVGPARMVNFILSDVVGDRLDVIASGPTVPDPTTFNDAIEILKRYRLWDEIDPSVRLVLEEGARGERPETPKRLGRHIENILIGNGETAVNEAARQLRRMGFHPHILTSVLEGESREVAKVLVALAKEIQFRRKGKPVCFIAGGETTVTVRGKGKGGRCQEFALSAALSLAGTRGITAAALSTDGTDGPTDAAGAVATGETVQRATRKGMDPRMALAENDAYPFFDALGDLIRTGPTRTHLNDLYLLFIPSASAEEN